A single region of the Nocardioides aurantiacus genome encodes:
- a CDS encoding AAA family ATPase, whose protein sequence is MRCRRIMFEGYKRLADTSCNVSPYLLAFVGQNESGKSSVLTGLEWLSEDDETPLSSLDKSRVKRKDAGWIVGAEFVLGDDELEILEPLGFDHTPTGVSLFKQANGSLTMVFDNPRRPKRDPAPFLEAAEGLRRARERLAKQISATDAQYSDEKRQDGPTTWIDRIAERLDAPDSEWDSDDQAATEALHDWLAETPAGRKNPRDSKAASLIRSAAMIGSREHPNDVGIDLLRERVPAFLLFREDDRILPTVTPVDRQSRSHMPSAVANLLAVAGVDITAVWRAHSDQDSGEKKTLLDLGNRRLDSFFGQAWNQSNISVNIDVDETGLRTHVVDMDTRRFTRIEERSEGLRAFVTLALFLGSQALEIPPILLIDEAELHLHSDAQADLVGGLLKQINATQVWYTTHSPACLPSDLGTGIRLLERHDEKSEIKTHFWTNNEPGFGPLLYAMGAGAAAFSRCRRAVLGEGASEMILLPTLIRAATGLDDLAYQVAPGLSHAQGHGFDVEEVAARVIYLTDGDKAGSAYLTVLRARDVPEARLKSLPRGTSIEDLLDRDFLLEVIDAVLPLGAPRPTARAFKASQTAGRSITQWSKANHVALGKVAIAYEVVGRAPDIRLAPGAPETLQALHAEFMDAFEAGERTS, encoded by the coding sequence TGCAATGTCAGCCCTTACCTCCTTGCGTTCGTGGGCCAGAACGAGTCCGGCAAGTCTTCTGTGCTTACCGGGCTGGAGTGGCTCAGTGAGGACGACGAAACCCCTCTGTCGAGCCTCGACAAGTCGCGCGTGAAGCGGAAGGACGCCGGATGGATTGTGGGAGCTGAGTTCGTCCTCGGCGACGATGAGTTAGAAATTCTGGAGCCTCTCGGCTTCGACCACACGCCCACCGGTGTCAGCCTGTTCAAGCAGGCGAACGGATCGCTAACTATGGTGTTCGACAACCCTCGCCGGCCGAAGCGTGACCCAGCTCCCTTCCTGGAAGCGGCTGAGGGGCTGAGGCGTGCGCGAGAGCGGCTTGCTAAGCAAATCTCAGCTACAGACGCGCAGTACAGCGACGAGAAGCGCCAGGATGGTCCCACTACGTGGATTGATCGGATCGCAGAGCGGCTGGATGCTCCTGACAGTGAGTGGGATTCCGACGATCAGGCGGCGACCGAAGCGCTGCACGACTGGCTTGCAGAGACGCCCGCGGGCAGGAAGAACCCCCGCGATTCGAAGGCAGCCAGCCTCATTCGTTCCGCCGCCATGATCGGCAGCCGCGAACACCCGAACGATGTAGGGATCGACTTGCTGCGCGAGCGAGTACCTGCCTTCTTGCTCTTCCGCGAGGACGACCGGATCCTGCCAACGGTTACACCAGTTGACCGACAGAGCCGCTCGCACATGCCGTCGGCGGTTGCGAACCTTCTCGCGGTCGCCGGGGTCGACATCACCGCGGTTTGGAGGGCCCACTCCGACCAGGACTCAGGTGAGAAGAAGACGCTGCTGGACCTTGGCAACCGACGACTCGACTCGTTCTTCGGACAGGCGTGGAACCAGTCCAACATCTCCGTGAACATCGATGTCGACGAGACAGGGCTGCGCACCCATGTCGTCGACATGGACACGAGGCGCTTCACGAGGATCGAGGAGCGCAGCGAAGGTCTACGCGCGTTTGTGACGCTGGCTCTGTTTCTCGGATCGCAAGCGTTGGAGATCCCTCCGATCCTCCTTATCGACGAGGCCGAACTGCACCTTCACTCAGACGCCCAGGCCGACCTGGTGGGCGGACTTCTAAAGCAGATCAACGCGACTCAGGTCTGGTACACGACGCACTCGCCCGCGTGCCTACCCAGCGACCTTGGCACCGGTATCCGCCTGCTCGAACGGCACGACGAGAAGAGCGAGATCAAGACTCATTTCTGGACTAACAATGAGCCTGGTTTTGGGCCGCTCCTCTACGCCATGGGGGCGGGCGCTGCCGCCTTCTCGCGGTGTCGCCGGGCTGTGCTCGGCGAAGGAGCGTCCGAGATGATCCTGCTGCCAACCCTCATTCGAGCCGCGACCGGGTTAGATGACCTCGCCTATCAGGTGGCACCAGGGCTTTCGCACGCCCAAGGCCACGGCTTTGATGTCGAAGAGGTGGCTGCGCGGGTCATTTACCTGACTGACGGCGACAAGGCGGGGTCTGCCTACCTGACCGTCCTGCGGGCTCGCGACGTTCCCGAGGCCCGCCTCAAGTCGTTGCCAAGGGGCACCTCAATCGAGGACCTGCTCGACCGCGACTTTCTCCTGGAGGTCATCGACGCCGTGCTTCCACTTGGCGCACCGCGTCCAACAGCCCGAGCCTTCAAGGCATCCCAAACGGCAGGGCGCTCCATCACACAGTGGTCGAAGGCCAACCACGTTGCGCTTGGCAAGGTAGCGATTGCCTATGAGGTGGTGGGTCGCGCTCCCGACATCCGACTTGCTCCGGGAGCTCCCGAGACGTTGCAAGCCCTGCACGCTGAGTTCATGGATGCGTTCGAGGCTGGCGAACGAACCAGTTGA